In Mercenaria mercenaria strain notata chromosome 13, MADL_Memer_1, whole genome shotgun sequence, a single window of DNA contains:
- the LOC123529941 gene encoding cysteine-rich with EGF-like domain protein 2 isoform X2, producing MVGLNVKKVMISYVVYAVVLVAISTNRCFASKEKCSTCKSIIENFKEGLEKTKKSNFGGGNTRWEEKSLGTWAHSETRLVEIWDNYLCKHDSKECHFMLEKHEEDLEEFWFNIHAKNEDADMHEWFCINKIKVCCPDNTYGPKCNECTGGKNRPCKGNGKCDGEGTREGTGKCKCDSGYHGDLCDECTDGYFEENKNDTHTQCTACHVSCKSTCWEAGPKGCDECKSGWTTSENDGCQDIDECPDTPCDENQYCTNTQGSYHCATCHRSCHGCHGYGSHKCEECKEGYNKVDENCLDVNECEVDKTLCSGEKQSCENTEGSYKCKCEGDLIYEAGSQTCIPKPKEGEEENDEGEKSLEKEEL from the exons ATGGTTGGCTTGAATGTGAAAAAAGTGATGATCAGCTATGTTGTCTATGCAGTGGTGCTTGTTGCAATTAGTACAAACAGATGTTTTGCATCTAAGGAGAAATGCAGCACTTGCAAAAGCATTATTGAAAATTTTAAGGag GGTCTCGAGAAAACAAAGAAATCAAATTTTGGTGGAGGAAACACAAGATGGGAAGAGAAATCTCTTGGTACATGGGCTCATAG TGAAACAAGATTAGTGGAGATTTGGGACAACTACTTGTGCAAGCATGATAGTAAGGAG TGTCATTTTATGTTGGAAAAACATGAAGAAGATTTAGAGGAGTTTTGGTTTAATATTCATGCTaaaaatgaagatgctgatatgCATGAATGGTTTTGTATCAATAAAATTAAAG TATGTTGCCCGGACAATACTTATGGTCCCAAGTGTAATGAATGTACTGGTGGAAAAAATAGACCCTGTAAGGGCAATGGAAAATGTGAT GGAGAGGGTACGAGAGAGGGTACAGGAAAGTGTAAATGTGACTCTGGTTACCATGGTGACCTCTGTGATGAATGTACAGATGGATATTTTGAggagaataaaaatgataccCATACTCAGTGTACAGCATGCCACGTCTCCTGTAAATCAACATGCTGGGAGGCAGGACCAAAAGGATGTGATGAGTGTAAATCTGGTTGGACGACGTCTGAAAATGATGGATGTCAGGATATAGATGAGTGTCCAGATACGCCATGTGATGAAAATCAGTACTGCACTAACACACAGGGGTCGTATCATTGTGCTACTTGCCACAGGTCATGTCACGGCTGCCATGGATATGGCTCACATAAGTGTGAAGAATGCAAAGAAGGATATAACAAAGTAGATGAGAATTGTTTAg ATGTGAATGAATGTGAGGTGGACAAGACATTGTGTTCAGGGGAAAAACAGTCATGTGAGAATACAGAGGGTagttataaatgtaaatgtgAAGGGGACCTAATATATGAGGCTGGCAGTCAGACGTGTATACCTAAACCAAAAG